From the Chlorogloeopsis sp. ULAP01 genome, the window GGTTACCCGTAACGATGGTATCAAACTGCTTGGGAGCGCGTAACAGTTGCATGGCGGCATTATCTACATACATATGAGTAACTTCCACATCTGGATATTCTGCCGCTAATTTCGTGATGCGATCGCGCCACAATTGAGATACTTCCAGAACATTAGCTTTATCTACCGAACATAGTTTTCCTCGACGTTTGCGTGCTGTTTCAAATGCCACCCTGCCAATGCGATCGATTTCAGATTCGGTGTAAGCCATTGTATTTACACCTCGTTTCTCACCAGTTTCTGTTTCAAAAATCCCCTTGGGTTTACCAAAGTAAATGCCGCCTGTGAGTTCGCGTACCACCATAATATCGACGCCTTCCACAACTTCTGGTTTTAAGCTGGAGGCATCAATTAACTGAGGTAAAATTTTCGCTGGACGCAAATTGGCAAATAATCCCAAACCCGCACGCAATCCGAGTAAGCCTGCTTCTGGACGTAAATGAGATGGTAAAGTATCCCACTTATAACCACCGATCGCCGCCAATAATATAGCATCGCTATTGCGACACATATCTAAAGTAGCAGTTGGCAGAGGTTCGCCTGTTGCGTCAATTGCCGCACCGCCGATTAATCCTTCTTGGAATTCAAAATCAATATCAAATTTTTTTCCTACAACCTTGAGCACATCTACCGACACAGCGATAATTTCAGGGCCAATGCCATCGCCAGGAAGTAGGGTTATGCGGTATTGCTGTGCCATAGTTTCGTTTTGACTGGATAAGTATTTAATCGTGCAAAAATCCTCGCAGATTAAATATCATATCGAGCAATTGCACCAATAGAGCTTTTAATTTCTTTTTCCAGTCACACAAAAAAAGCACCTGCTCAAACTGCAACAGCTTGCAATTCTAATGCACAAACTTGTGCATCCCGACGAGAAACAATCCGCAACTCATGGGGATAACGCGGGCGTGGATCGTCCACTAACCAGATTGGAGGCACCATCATGGCTTCATAGTAATCAATCTGATGTAAAACCCC encodes:
- the leuB gene encoding 3-isopropylmalate dehydrogenase; this translates as MAQQYRITLLPGDGIGPEIIAVSVDVLKVVGKKFDIDFEFQEGLIGGAAIDATGEPLPTATLDMCRNSDAILLAAIGGYKWDTLPSHLRPEAGLLGLRAGLGLFANLRPAKILPQLIDASSLKPEVVEGVDIMVVRELTGGIYFGKPKGIFETETGEKRGVNTMAYTESEIDRIGRVAFETARKRRGKLCSVDKANVLEVSQLWRDRITKLAAEYPDVEVTHMYVDNAAMQLLRAPKQFDTIVTGNLFGDILSDAAAMLTGSIGMLPSASLGASGAGVFEPVHGSAPDIAGQDKANPLAQVLSAAMMLRYSLNQPAAADFIEQGVLQVLESGVRTGDIMSPGMKLLGCQAMGKALIQMLEQ